A region of Chitinophaga horti DNA encodes the following proteins:
- a CDS encoding sodium-translocating pyrophosphatase produces the protein MSIVYLIPLFGLIALLFTAVQSAWVSRQDAGNEKMTEIARHIAEGAMAFLKAEYKILTYFVIIAALLLGYMGASHENSDWTIAVAFVIGAIFSALAGFIGMRIATKANVRTAQAARTSLSKALKVSFTGGSVMGMGVAGLAVLGLGGLFIVLKAYFGAEAGTDEMIKTIEVLTGFSLGAESIALFARVGGGIYTKAADVGADLVGKVEAGIPEDDPRNPATIADNVGDNVGDVAGMGADLFGSYVATVLATMVLGVETVSANDNFGGLAPVLLPMLIAGIGIVLSIIGTFFVRISENAGLSTAAVQKALNLGNWGSIVLTAVVAWFLVNWILPETLVLRGYEFTKGGVFGAIIVGLIVGTLMSIITEYYTAMGKRPVMSIIRQSATGHATNIIGGLAVGMESTLLPTIVLAGGIYGSYAFAGLYGVAIAAAGMMATTAMQLAIDAFGPIADNAGGIAEMSELPKDVREKTDILDAVGNTTAATGKGFAIASAALTALALFAAYVGVVGANGYDMDGINIYKADVLAGLFIGGMIPFIFSSLAIRAVGEAAMAMVEEVRRQFRTIPGIMEGTGKPEYDKCVAISTEASIRKMMVPGAIAILSPIIIGFLLGPEVLGGFLAGATVSGVLMGMFQNNAGGAWDNAKKSFEKGVEINGEVYYKKSEPHKASVTGDTVGDPFKDTSGPSMNILIKLMSIVSLVIAPTLAGLHGNSDHKSSAKKKAPTEQVAQVRSAK, from the coding sequence ATGAGTATTGTCTACCTGATTCCACTATTTGGACTGATTGCACTGTTATTTACCGCGGTACAAAGCGCCTGGGTAAGCCGCCAGGACGCCGGAAATGAAAAAATGACTGAGATAGCCCGGCACATTGCCGAAGGCGCCATGGCCTTTCTGAAAGCTGAATACAAGATCCTCACTTACTTCGTGATTATTGCAGCCTTGCTGCTGGGGTATATGGGTGCCAGCCACGAAAACTCGGACTGGACCATCGCCGTTGCGTTTGTGATTGGCGCTATCTTTTCGGCGCTGGCAGGGTTTATCGGGATGCGCATCGCGACCAAAGCGAATGTACGTACCGCACAGGCGGCGCGTACCAGCCTGTCCAAAGCACTGAAAGTATCGTTTACGGGCGGCTCTGTGATGGGCATGGGCGTAGCGGGACTGGCCGTACTGGGTTTGGGCGGACTGTTCATCGTACTTAAGGCCTACTTTGGTGCCGAAGCAGGTACAGATGAAATGATCAAAACCATTGAAGTACTCACCGGTTTCTCACTGGGTGCGGAAAGCATTGCGCTGTTCGCCCGTGTGGGAGGCGGTATTTATACCAAAGCAGCCGACGTAGGTGCGGACCTGGTAGGTAAGGTAGAAGCGGGCATCCCGGAGGATGATCCGCGTAACCCCGCCACCATTGCCGATAACGTAGGCGATAACGTAGGCGACGTAGCCGGTATGGGTGCCGACCTGTTCGGATCGTACGTGGCTACCGTATTAGCAACGATGGTATTAGGTGTGGAAACCGTGAGCGCCAACGATAACTTCGGTGGCCTCGCTCCTGTGTTACTGCCTATGCTCATCGCGGGTATTGGTATCGTATTGTCCATCATCGGTACCTTTTTCGTACGCATCAGCGAGAACGCAGGTTTAAGCACAGCGGCTGTACAAAAAGCATTGAACCTCGGTAACTGGGGCTCTATCGTACTCACCGCCGTGGTGGCCTGGTTTCTGGTAAACTGGATACTGCCTGAAACATTGGTGCTGCGCGGCTACGAGTTCACAAAAGGTGGCGTATTCGGCGCGATCATCGTGGGCCTTATCGTGGGTACACTTATGAGTATCATTACTGAATATTATACAGCGATGGGCAAACGCCCGGTGATGAGCATCATCCGCCAGTCTGCCACCGGGCACGCGACCAATATCATTGGTGGTCTTGCAGTAGGCATGGAATCGACCCTGTTACCTACCATTGTACTGGCAGGTGGTATTTATGGTTCTTACGCCTTTGCAGGCCTGTACGGCGTGGCGATTGCTGCCGCAGGTATGATGGCCACAACAGCCATGCAGCTGGCAATCGACGCGTTCGGACCAATTGCGGATAACGCAGGAGGCATTGCCGAAATGAGCGAGCTGCCTAAAGACGTACGTGAGAAAACTGACATCCTGGATGCAGTAGGCAACACCACGGCGGCCACGGGTAAAGGTTTCGCGATCGCTTCTGCAGCACTGACGGCGCTGGCGCTGTTTGCAGCGTACGTAGGCGTAGTTGGCGCGAATGGTTACGATATGGACGGTATCAACATTTATAAAGCAGATGTACTGGCAGGCCTCTTTATCGGCGGTATGATCCCGTTCATCTTCTCCTCCCTCGCCATTCGTGCAGTAGGTGAAGCAGCGATGGCCATGGTGGAGGAAGTACGCCGCCAGTTCCGCACTATTCCAGGCATTATGGAAGGTACAGGCAAACCTGAGTACGACAAGTGTGTGGCAATATCTACTGAGGCTTCTATCCGTAAAATGATGGTGCCCGGTGCCATTGCGATCCTGTCCCCTATTATTATCGGTTTCCTGCTCGGTCCGGAAGTATTGGGCGGTTTCCTGGCCGGTGCTACGGTTTCGGGTGTGTTAATGGGTATGTTCCAGAACAACGCCGGTGGCGCCTGGGATAACGCGAAAAAGTCGTTCGAAAAGGGTGTAGAGATCAATGGAGAAGTATACTACAAAAAATCGGAACCACACAAGGCGTCTGTAACAGGCGATACAGTAGGTGATCCGTTTAAAGATACTTCTGGTCCTTCGATGAACATCCTCATCAAACTGATGTCGATCGTATCGCTGGTAATTGCGCCTACCCTGGCGGGATTACATGGTAATTCAGATCATAAATCATCGGCTAAAAAGAAAGCTCCGACAGAACAGGTAGCGCAGGTGCGCTCTGCTAAATAA
- a CDS encoding OstA-like protein, protein MHIRFLYRFILITLIGMAGHLYANAQDTINLVRSGRLNVLVREGLTRVYSDTVNGKIIQAEFSHGTTLLYADSAIRSNNENKIDAYGHVHINNNDSVHTYSDIVNFDGNTKIATLRGNARLVQGGVVITSPEMIYDMNAKIGSYINGGKLVNEGSTLTSREAFYYTEPRDVYFRGNVVLVNPDYTLSTDTLLYNTETKIATIVAPTTINDGKRITYVTSGYYNTNTGQGDFEGRPLITDSTGDFTADRINVDKMNGVAIAIGNMVWRDTVNKIILLGNYGQVNQTDRSVLATQRPVAITYSEKDSLFMTGDTMFSGVILPDTAKVFPKDSLLSVHAPDMEADSLVQSTDSAADAFRDRADAAIDSVPNAFRQRADAAIAGRDSIPRRVNAGMDSVAKRIDAARDSIPKQIAAASDAIPKQIDAARDSIRQRVDATIAVRKDSLPKVTAMRPQRDSLPLKRTMDMPGAITFKTDSLPSDSAATPKDTTEKRYIKAYHNVRIFSDSLQAVCDSAYYSSVDSVFRMFKEPVIWVKELQMSGDTVYLFTKDKKADRMLLDQSGLLASEVTPGFYNQIKGNTITGYFRESKLYYMRIYGNAESIVFQQDQDSAFTNVQRSTCAIIDMHFVDGELEYIVNIKDHEGGIYPFTQFPIDQRTLSNFKWEGNRRPKSRYSLIGN, encoded by the coding sequence ATGCACATCCGTTTTCTATACAGGTTTATTCTTATTACGTTGATAGGAATGGCCGGTCATCTCTATGCCAACGCCCAGGATACCATCAACCTCGTACGCTCCGGCAGATTGAACGTGCTGGTGAGAGAAGGTCTGACCCGGGTGTACAGCGATACCGTAAACGGAAAAATTATACAGGCAGAGTTTTCGCATGGTACTACGCTCCTTTATGCCGACAGCGCCATCCGTAGCAATAACGAAAACAAGATAGACGCATATGGTCATGTACATATCAACAACAATGACAGTGTACATACTTACTCCGATATTGTAAATTTCGATGGTAATACCAAGATAGCAACGCTCAGAGGCAACGCCAGACTGGTGCAGGGCGGGGTAGTCATTACCAGCCCCGAAATGATCTATGACATGAATGCCAAGATAGGCAGCTACATTAACGGTGGTAAGCTGGTGAACGAGGGCTCGACGCTTACCAGCCGCGAAGCTTTTTATTATACAGAGCCCAGGGACGTTTATTTCCGGGGGAATGTAGTTCTCGTAAATCCCGATTACACACTTTCCACCGATACGCTGTTATACAATACCGAAACTAAAATAGCCACCATCGTAGCCCCTACCACCATCAACGATGGGAAACGTATTACCTACGTGACCTCCGGCTACTACAATACAAATACAGGGCAAGGCGACTTTGAAGGCAGGCCGCTCATCACCGACAGCACAGGCGACTTCACCGCTGATCGCATCAACGTCGATAAAATGAACGGTGTAGCAATCGCCATCGGTAACATGGTGTGGCGCGACACGGTGAACAAGATCATTTTGCTGGGCAACTACGGCCAGGTAAACCAGACCGACCGCTCCGTACTAGCTACCCAAAGGCCGGTAGCCATCACTTATAGTGAGAAAGATTCACTCTTCATGACTGGCGACACCATGTTCTCCGGCGTAATTTTGCCGGATACAGCGAAGGTATTTCCGAAGGACTCACTACTCAGCGTACATGCGCCGGATATGGAGGCAGACTCGCTGGTACAGTCAACCGACTCCGCTGCGGATGCCTTCCGCGACCGGGCAGATGCAGCAATCGACTCCGTACCTAACGCCTTCCGCCAACGTGCGGATGCAGCCATAGCAGGCAGGGATTCCATCCCGCGACGGGTGAATGCGGGCATGGATTCCGTCGCCAAACGGATAGACGCCGCGAGAGATTCCATACCCAAACAAATAGCGGCAGCCAGTGATGCTATCCCCAAACAGATAGATGCCGCCAGGGATTCCATCCGGCAACGGGTGGATGCAACAATAGCTGTGCGAAAAGACTCGTTGCCAAAAGTTACGGCAATGCGCCCGCAACGCGATTCGCTGCCGCTGAAACGCACGATGGACATGCCAGGGGCGATCACTTTCAAAACAGATTCGCTTCCCTCCGACTCGGCCGCCACGCCTAAAGACACTACTGAAAAGCGATACATCAAAGCTTATCATAACGTACGCATCTTCTCCGACTCTTTACAGGCCGTATGCGACAGCGCGTATTACAGCAGCGTGGACTCCGTATTCCGCATGTTCAAAGAACCCGTGATCTGGGTAAAGGAACTGCAGATGTCCGGCGACACGGTATACCTGTTTACGAAGGATAAAAAGGCCGACAGGATGCTGCTCGACCAATCCGGCCTGCTCGCCAGCGAAGTAACGCCCGGCTTCTATAACCAGATCAAAGGCAACACCATCACCGGGTATTTCAGGGAAAGCAAGTTGTATTACATGCGCATTTACGGCAATGCCGAAAGCATCGTGTTCCAGCAGGACCAGGACAGCGCATTTACCAACGTACAACGCTCTACCTGCGCGATTATCGACATGCACTTCGTGGATGGCGAACTGGAATACATCGTGAACATCAAGGACCACGAAGGCGGCATTTATCCGTTTACGCAATTCCCGATCGATCAGCGCACTTTATCCAACTTCAAATGGGAAGGTAACCGCAGGCCTAAATCCAGGTACTCGCTTATTGGTAACTAA
- a CDS encoding TonB-dependent receptor: MKTKAVLLAIFTLLLLQVQFVNAQQQRYTVSGYVKDDQSGETLIGISIGKPGTSIGTVTNEYGFYSLTLPAGTHELQYSYMGYTMNKITVNLTSNKTIDVKMKRTDSQLSEVVITGKEQQKSINTISTSVAKMDIQELKKLPTLMGEVDVLRAIQTLPGVTTVGEGASGFNVRGGNSDENLILMDEAPVYNSTHLMGFFSVFNPDAVKNINLYKGSFPAEYGGRTASVLDIRMKDGNNQKLQLNGGISNIFSRLSIEAPIQKDKSSFIVAGRRSYIDVLMKPFLKGDMKESKVYFYDLTAKVNFKLNAKNTLFASGYFGRDVFGFGKEANINWGNTTTSIRWNHVFNSKLFMNLSTYYSKYDYSLKFTSNEENEESQLFSWKSNIINYGVKPSFTWYLNSNSTLHFGVQGIYYTFKPGTGISAEGENKSSIVVDNKHALESAVYLDHELKLGDAFGIQYGLRVSGFNFMGEGTAYYYNDTTPNIRRRLVSEKHFGAGETIKDYYNLEPRVSAKYKLNSTSAIKASYARTTQYMHQLSNTASPTPLDIWTPSSNNVKPQIADQFALGYFYNAPGGTFEVSAEAFYKNMDNQLDYIDNASLELNKYIEADLLSSTGRAYGLELYAKKEAGKTTGWVSYTLSRSERKTPGISQGEWFKNRYDRPHNLNVVVTHELNKKSSVSANFVYASGAPSTFADARLEYQGWDIPYNTTEKRNNYRLPDFHRLDLSYTLQGKERKRWHGEWVFSLYNVYARKNAYSVYFRQNDDDASKKEAIRLSIIGTIIPGITYNFKF, from the coding sequence ATGAAAACGAAAGCAGTTCTGCTTGCGATCTTTACCCTGCTGTTATTGCAGGTACAGTTTGTAAACGCACAGCAACAGCGCTACACGGTAAGTGGCTATGTTAAAGACGATCAGTCGGGCGAAACCCTGATAGGCATTTCTATAGGTAAACCCGGAACCAGCATCGGCACCGTGACTAACGAATATGGATTTTATTCATTGACGTTGCCCGCCGGCACCCATGAATTACAGTACTCCTACATGGGTTACACCATGAACAAAATCACCGTCAACCTCACTTCCAACAAGACGATCGACGTAAAAATGAAACGTACGGACAGCCAGTTGAGTGAAGTAGTGATTACCGGTAAAGAGCAACAGAAAAGCATCAATACCATCAGCACCAGCGTAGCCAAAATGGACATCCAGGAGCTGAAGAAACTGCCGACATTAATGGGTGAAGTTGATGTGTTACGAGCTATCCAAACCCTGCCAGGCGTGACCACCGTAGGCGAAGGCGCATCCGGCTTTAACGTACGCGGCGGCAACAGCGACGAAAACCTTATCCTGATGGACGAGGCGCCTGTTTATAACTCTACGCACCTCATGGGTTTCTTCTCCGTATTTAACCCCGACGCAGTGAAGAACATCAATCTCTATAAAGGTAGTTTTCCGGCTGAATACGGTGGTCGTACCGCTTCTGTACTCGACATCCGCATGAAAGATGGTAACAACCAGAAACTACAGCTGAACGGTGGCATCAGCAACATCTTCAGCCGCCTCTCTATTGAAGCGCCTATTCAGAAAGACAAATCTTCGTTCATCGTAGCCGGTCGCCGCTCTTATATCGACGTACTGATGAAACCTTTCCTGAAAGGGGATATGAAAGAAAGTAAAGTATACTTCTACGATCTTACTGCGAAAGTGAACTTTAAACTGAATGCAAAAAACACCCTGTTCGCCAGCGGTTACTTTGGCCGGGATGTATTCGGTTTCGGAAAAGAAGCCAATATCAACTGGGGCAACACGACTACGTCCATCCGCTGGAACCATGTGTTTAACAGCAAGTTGTTCATGAACCTTTCCACCTACTACAGCAAATACGACTACAGCCTGAAGTTTACGAGCAACGAAGAAAATGAAGAAAGTCAACTATTTAGCTGGAAATCCAACATCATTAACTACGGCGTGAAACCTTCGTTCACCTGGTATTTGAACAGCAACAGTACCTTACACTTTGGTGTGCAGGGCATCTATTACACCTTTAAACCAGGCACCGGTATCAGCGCTGAGGGAGAAAACAAAAGCTCCATCGTAGTCGACAATAAACATGCACTGGAAAGCGCTGTATATCTCGATCACGAGCTGAAGCTGGGCGATGCGTTTGGCATACAGTACGGGCTGCGTGTATCCGGCTTTAACTTCATGGGCGAGGGTACTGCTTACTACTATAATGATACGACACCGAATATCCGCAGACGGTTGGTGTCAGAAAAACACTTTGGCGCAGGTGAAACGATCAAAGATTACTACAACCTGGAACCGCGTGTATCTGCCAAATATAAACTGAACAGCACCAGTGCGATCAAGGCATCGTATGCACGTACCACCCAGTACATGCACCAGTTGTCTAACACCGCTTCTCCTACCCCGCTGGACATATGGACGCCATCGTCGAACAACGTGAAGCCGCAGATCGCTGACCAGTTTGCGTTAGGTTACTTCTACAACGCACCGGGTGGTACGTTTGAAGTATCGGCCGAGGCATTCTACAAAAACATGGACAACCAGCTGGATTATATCGATAACGCCAGCCTGGAGCTGAATAAGTATATTGAAGCCGACCTGTTATCTTCTACCGGCCGCGCTTATGGTTTGGAACTGTACGCTAAAAAAGAAGCGGGCAAAACGACAGGTTGGGTGAGCTACACCCTCAGCCGCAGCGAGCGTAAAACGCCGGGCATCAGCCAGGGCGAATGGTTTAAGAACCGCTATGATCGTCCGCATAACCTGAACGTAGTAGTGACACATGAACTGAATAAGAAGAGCAGCGTATCGGCCAACTTCGTGTATGCATCCGGTGCTCCTTCAACCTTTGCAGATGCGCGCCTCGAGTACCAGGGCTGGGACATTCCGTATAACACTACAGAGAAACGTAACAACTACCGTCTGCCCGACTTTCACCGCCTGGACCTGAGCTACACACTACAGGGCAAAGAGCGCAAGCGCTGGCATGGAGAATGGGTGTTCTCGCTGTACAACGTGTATGCACGTAAAAACGCTTACTCTGTTTACTTCCGCCAGAACGACGATGATGCATCGAAGAAAGAGGCCATCCGCCTGTCGATCATCGGCACCATCATTCCCGGTATCACCTACAACTTTAAATTCTAA
- a CDS encoding helix-turn-helix domain-containing protein: MAIVIRNTAYDVIYEDHKPFMSRQPGLQLIEEDITVNESFGRASIKDIQFDGMTFGYGNIDVLQDIHVESEDIHAAVALFYTLKGDFDMYLKTGEKMSLPLYSNNLMFNPSTAETITLRKMQGIEVIGINFDTDKFVELAANSSRAMDRYVNAVLNRQAIFQKRPGRLTPQMLQVIQEIKHCRFTGGTKKLFLQSKGIELLALQSEQMEQAAGRDVKTSKLTAADRDRIQYARQVLLQHAQNPLSLYELAKAAGINEFKLKTGFKEMFDNTVFGYLNDHRLTQAQQMLRQDVSLSHIADELGYSSLQHFSQAFRKKFGLSPMQMRKA; the protein is encoded by the coding sequence ATGGCGATCGTCATCCGCAATACCGCCTACGATGTAATTTATGAGGACCATAAGCCTTTTATGTCCCGCCAGCCTGGGCTCCAGCTGATAGAAGAGGATATTACGGTGAACGAGTCCTTTGGAAGGGCTTCCATTAAAGATATCCAGTTCGATGGTATGACCTTCGGTTATGGCAATATCGATGTGTTGCAGGATATACATGTTGAATCCGAAGACATTCATGCGGCGGTGGCGCTATTCTATACACTTAAAGGCGATTTCGACATGTACCTTAAAACGGGGGAAAAGATGTCGCTGCCATTGTATAGCAATAACCTGATGTTCAACCCCTCCACGGCCGAAACCATTACTCTGCGTAAGATGCAGGGCATTGAAGTGATCGGGATCAATTTTGATACGGATAAGTTTGTGGAACTGGCAGCTAACAGCAGCCGGGCTATGGACCGGTATGTGAATGCCGTATTAAACCGGCAGGCGATATTCCAGAAGCGTCCCGGAAGATTGACGCCGCAAATGTTACAGGTCATCCAGGAGATCAAACACTGCCGGTTTACAGGTGGTACCAAAAAGCTGTTCCTGCAATCTAAAGGGATTGAGTTGCTTGCCCTGCAAAGTGAGCAGATGGAACAGGCGGCGGGCCGCGATGTAAAGACGAGTAAACTGACTGCTGCCGACCGTGACCGCATCCAGTATGCGCGCCAGGTGTTGTTGCAGCATGCCCAAAACCCCTTATCGCTGTACGAATTGGCGAAGGCGGCAGGCATTAACGAGTTCAAACTAAAAACAGGATTTAAAGAGATGTTCGATAACACGGTGTTCGGCTACCTGAACGACCATCGTTTAACACAGGCCCAGCAAATGCTCCGGCAGGATGTATCGCTCAGCCACATTGCCGACGAGCTGGGATATTCGTCACTGCAGCACTTCAGCCAGGCGTTCCGTAAGAAGTTTGGCTTAAGTCCTATGCAGATGCGCAAAGCCTAG
- the nhaA gene encoding Na+/H+ antiporter NhaA: MLIANSGAGASYTAGWNHLFDPHGEHHFNAAGLHLPNSPLLWINDVLMVLFFFLVGMEIKRELTIGELSSVKKSLLPVLAALGGMLVPALIFYSFNHSSEYLHGWGIPMATDIAFSLGVLSLLGSRVPLPLKIFLTALAIIDDLGAILVIAVFYTDHLSINYLLAGGGILLMLALFNRLGVKGLWWYLIPGIALWYCIFNSGIHATIAGVLLAFCIPLDKVSSLEHKLHMPVNFLIMPLFALANTAIIFPANIQQALTSTVSYGIIAGLVIGKPLGIFGFSFLATKLKLAALPAGTRWSQLLGVGMVAGIGFTMSIFIASLAYLDASHQHIQVIAIISVIAASLISGILGFAYLRFIRS, translated from the coding sequence ATGCTGATCGCTAACAGCGGCGCAGGCGCATCTTACACAGCGGGTTGGAATCACCTTTTTGATCCGCATGGCGAACATCATTTTAATGCAGCGGGCTTACATCTTCCCAATTCTCCCCTGTTATGGATCAACGACGTGCTGATGGTGCTGTTCTTCTTTCTCGTAGGGATGGAAATCAAACGCGAACTCACGATCGGTGAGTTATCCTCTGTAAAAAAATCTTTATTACCCGTATTGGCTGCGTTAGGAGGCATGCTGGTGCCCGCACTTATCTTTTACAGCTTTAACCACAGCAGCGAATACCTGCATGGCTGGGGCATTCCTATGGCGACCGATATTGCGTTTTCATTAGGCGTACTATCCCTTTTAGGCAGCCGCGTTCCTCTCCCGCTCAAGATATTTCTTACAGCCCTCGCCATCATCGACGATCTTGGTGCCATACTGGTAATCGCCGTATTTTACACCGATCACCTCAGCATCAATTACCTGTTAGCCGGCGGCGGCATCCTGTTAATGCTCGCCCTGTTCAACCGACTTGGTGTTAAAGGCTTATGGTGGTATTTGATACCGGGCATCGCATTATGGTACTGCATCTTCAATTCAGGCATTCATGCAACGATCGCAGGTGTGCTGCTCGCCTTCTGCATCCCGCTCGATAAAGTGAGCAGCCTGGAACATAAGCTGCACATGCCTGTCAACTTCCTCATCATGCCACTATTCGCACTGGCAAATACGGCAATCATATTTCCGGCGAACATACAACAGGCGCTTACAAGCACGGTGAGTTACGGCATTATCGCCGGGTTAGTGATCGGCAAACCGCTCGGCATATTTGGCTTTTCTTTTTTAGCCACGAAACTAAAACTGGCTGCATTGCCCGCTGGTACCAGGTGGTCGCAATTGCTGGGCGTAGGCATGGTGGCCGGTATTGGCTTCACCATGTCGATCTTCATCGCCTCTCTTGCTTATCTTGATGCCAGTCATCAGCACATACAAGTTATCGCTATCATTTCTGTAATTGCCGCTTCTCTCATCTCCGGCATACTTGGATTTGCTTATTTGCGTTTCATAAGGAGCTAA
- a CDS encoding NAD(P)H-hydrate dehydratase: MKIFSAAQIREADAYTIAHEPVSSAMLMERAAAACAGWLRARFMADTPLYIFCGKGNNGGDGLVIARLLLLRGYNVEVYVVHNSDKTSADRAANYTLLEKEHPHLLHHIHARHDFPTLAPGALVIDAIFGTGLSRPVDGWVAGILHSISELKDRHTIVAIDMPSGVMADGSSLHAPCVHARYTLSFEFYKLAFLLPENAERVGELHILPIGLHPTYIAQTTTPYHIIDEQTIRTIYQPRKPFSHKGTFGHALLIAGSFGKMGAAVLAAKACLRAGVGLLTLHVPRCGYEIIQSTVPAAMCVAEVEEQYSIHFHEGLNPAYKCIGVGPGIGTETATARSLERLLEAVKAPMVLDADALNIIGTYPALLQKVPKNSLLTPHPKEFERLFGATSDDFERLSLLGKKAVELQLYILLKGRYTAIACPDGAVYFNTTGNPGMATGGSGDVLTGILTSLLAQGYSPKAAIVFGVWLHGSAGDQAAARLSEEALLPEDIIDSLGQVFIRLSPDKRI; encoded by the coding sequence ATGAAAATCTTTTCCGCCGCACAAATACGCGAGGCAGATGCCTACACCATTGCGCACGAACCTGTGAGCAGCGCGATGCTGATGGAGCGGGCCGCCGCTGCCTGTGCAGGCTGGCTGCGGGCAAGATTTATGGCCGATACGCCGCTGTACATCTTCTGCGGCAAAGGCAACAACGGCGGCGATGGACTCGTGATCGCACGGCTGCTATTGTTGCGGGGGTACAATGTGGAAGTATATGTCGTGCACAACAGCGATAAAACATCGGCCGACCGTGCCGCTAACTACACGTTGCTCGAAAAAGAACATCCCCACCTGCTACATCACATCCATGCCCGGCATGACTTTCCCACATTAGCACCCGGCGCACTGGTGATCGACGCTATATTCGGTACGGGGCTATCACGGCCGGTGGATGGCTGGGTGGCGGGCATCCTGCACAGCATCAGCGAACTAAAGGACCGACATACTATTGTGGCGATCGACATGCCTTCGGGCGTCATGGCCGATGGCAGCTCCTTACATGCACCGTGTGTGCATGCGCGTTATACACTCAGTTTTGAGTTTTACAAACTGGCCTTCCTGCTACCAGAGAACGCAGAACGGGTGGGCGAGTTGCACATTTTACCCATCGGTCTGCACCCCACCTATATCGCGCAAACCACAACGCCTTACCACATCATCGACGAGCAGACGATACGCACCATTTACCAGCCACGCAAGCCGTTTTCACATAAAGGAACATTCGGGCATGCGTTACTCATTGCAGGCAGTTTCGGGAAGATGGGGGCGGCAGTACTGGCTGCAAAAGCCTGTTTGCGTGCAGGTGTAGGGCTGCTCACACTGCACGTGCCACGTTGCGGGTATGAGATCATCCAGAGCACCGTGCCGGCAGCTATGTGTGTGGCGGAAGTGGAGGAGCAATACAGCATTCACTTTCACGAGGGATTAAACCCCGCGTACAAATGCATTGGCGTTGGCCCCGGTATAGGTACCGAAACCGCCACTGCCCGCTCCCTGGAGCGGCTGCTCGAAGCCGTAAAAGCACCCATGGTGCTGGATGCGGACGCGCTGAATATCATAGGCACTTACCCGGCGTTACTGCAAAAGGTGCCTAAAAACTCCCTGCTAACGCCACATCCGAAAGAGTTCGAGCGGCTGTTCGGTGCTACGAGCGATGACTTCGAACGGCTGTCATTATTAGGTAAAAAGGCGGTGGAATTACAGTTGTACATCCTGCTCAAAGGGCGCTATACCGCGATCGCCTGTCCGGACGGGGCTGTCTATTTCAATACGACCGGCAACCCCGGTATGGCCACGGGTGGTAGCGGCGATGTGCTGACGGGCATCCTGACCTCTTTGCTGGCACAGGGTTACAGCCCCAAGGCGGCTATAGTTTTCGGGGTCTGGCTGCACGGTTCGGCCGGCGACCAGGCAGCGGCCCGTTTGTCTGAAGAAGCCCTGTTGCCGGAAGACATCATAGACAGCCTCGGACAGGTATTTATCCGTTTAAGCCCAGATAAGCGTATTTAA